GCGCGCCTGGATGCAGTAGAGCCCATAGAACTTGGGCAGTAATGTGCGCCTGTTCTGGTTTAAATTCTGAAGACGAAAACAATGGAGGACAAGCAGAAATTAAGGGTGTTAGGACGACAACAGTGTAGCAGACATTAGGTATCAAAATTCCTCAACCTAATGGAAAATTACACTTTGAATGACTTTTTGACAAACTACAAAATCAGTACAAAATTGGTTCTAAGACAGAGCttttaactcaaaacacctgtatctcaaatcaatgtctcACATCGaaattaatttaaaggcctactgaaacccactactaccgaccatgcagtctgatagtttatacatcaatgatgaaatattaacattgcaacaaatgccgaTACGggcagtttagtttactaaattgcaattttaaatttcccgcaaagtatcctgttgaaacgtcgcggaatgatgactcgtatgattacgcgtgcgcgtgacatcacgaatTGTTGGGAACATCTTAGCTCAGgtccacacacagctaaaagttgtctctgttCAATGCGTACTTACACagcattttggacatctgtgttgctgaatattttgcaatttgttcatttaataatggagactataaagaacaatgctgttggtggaaagcggtggattgcagctgtctttaccaccgagacacagccggtgtttctttgtttgttgtgaagcagagcggtcgagcgaacatgttttctccagGTGAACCAGCATGTATTTAGACGGGAAAattgatatatatcttaccgaagacatcattggattattcgtcgtcctgcagcagctgtcaaaaaaggcagctgtgagcttggctcctctgcttcaCTCTGagacagccatccgacctcgaggtatgtctttacaatctttataatctcactaaaacactattaaaacaataagcagataaggtatcttccagaattatcctagtaaatgtgtctaattacatctgaaacgctcacactgccgcccccCGGAgccgtagctttttttttttttcccctagtccttcactatcaatatcgtaattcacgaatctttcattctcgctcaaattaatagggaaattgttgctttctcggtccgaattgctcttactgctggtggctcccattgtaaacaatgtgaatatgtgtggagccctgcaactcgtgacgtcacgcgcacatacttccggtaaaggcagggctttttttattagcgactgaatgttgcgaactttaccgtcgatgagctctactaaatcctttcagcaaaaatatggcaatatcgcaaaattttcaagtatgacacatagaatggacctgctattcccgtttaaataagaaaatctaatttcagtaggcctttaaattaatttATTGGTGCTTGCCCCCGATCCCAAAACAGCAACAAATTTAACacttataaatatgaacaaacttcaagataagaaatattgtataataCTGTATAACACAATGtagtaaaaacatccaaacatggATGTAAAGCTCCTTCTCTCTACAAGCAGCAAAGCGCGCCAGCAGTGTTTGCCCCAATGATGTGGTCTCATGGTGATAGAAGGTAAAATTGTTTTGACTTGTCCGGAGAATGAGTTGCCATGGCTTTGTATCTTGAGATTTTCCATAAGGTCCCCCTTTCTTTGAGCTATATTTGAgcttgtggctcaacagtaactgGACGCCATTACACTTTTCCCCAATCTACAAGATGGACAAATGGTCAAAACCGTTAATCGTTTGTTTAAAAAATGATTgccgttaaataaaaaattattgcaGTTAAATTAACTTATAGTTAACGCGTTATCGCGTGAACTTTGATAGTCCTACTTAATAATAATCTAAAGAGGATATAATGAATAATATTATGTGCACCAAAAAATAAGGTGTAACTCCAATGCACAGTGGCACCAAAATCAAATGTAGAAACTGTAGCTGTGGAATCCAATATGTCTCCCATGTGCAAGCTTGTCTTACCATGAAATATCCTGGCAAGAGCTTTTGCAGAAATTCAGCCTCTTTGCGCTGCACCGTCTTAATGATAAACTGGTCATCGTTGGAGAGGTAGAAGAGCGATCCGCTGGCTCCCGAGTTGGACAGTTCGATGAGGTCCTCACTGCACAAAGAACACTATCGCCGGCACGCAGCAGTTAAGAACACACTTCTGTGTTTTGTTGTCATAACACAgaaaaagaaacaacaacaaaataccaTATAGTCGTCAGGCTGGATGCAAAACATTTCCCTAAAGTAACGGAATGCCATCGGGGCATAGGTCTTGAAGGTGAAGTCTCCATAATGGTGTGCTGGTGTGTGGCTGCTGCCTTCACTGGCAACCAGGACAAGACAACATTAGGTCCTTACTGTACATATTACTTATATTATAACATGTGAATATATATTTCAGGCAACCTACCCAGGGAAGTAGATTGTCTCCACCTCTTCAAAGTCCTGCAACAGCACGTCTCGCTCGGGTTTCTGAGCTAAGCTGCACACTGTATGAGTGATGCCCAACTGGATTGAGCCTTGCAGGGCCCAGGAGGGCGTctttaggattaaaaaaaaaatgttttaagaagACAGTCTACAATGGCAGGTAAACACATTCaccacacacaaggatgactgaCTAAGCGTTTATTACCCTATTTTCTCCAATAGGGGGTGGTAGGGCTTTACTTAACTGCAGAGGGTAGGTGTACAAATCCATTTACGTTTATATATTTCACAAACAAATCATACAATATAATTTACAGTGATACTATATTGTAAACATTCCGTAGTATTGGTAAATAATTTGATGTattactgtattttattattaaatattcaGTGGAAAATTTTTATTTCTCTCCTCCCTCCCCCCACATAATCAGATGTTTTTTTACAAGTTTTCCAGCTCCATAAACATCAATATTATAGGTGCTATACATATGTGCAAAGGCCACAAAACTATAAagaaatcatgaaaaaaaaaaaaaaaaagtacagtataAATTTTAATAATGTATTGTATTGGAATAATTGTTGTAtaattttatatttaattttgttATTGTCACTTTTTAGTTAGTTTTTAACACCTAATTTTTTTCCTGACAAATAAAAAGCTTCTTTTTTGGTTTTCCTGCTCCATTAACATCAACTTAACAAGTGCCTCACAAATGAGCAGAGGCCACAAAAATAAGGGGAAAtcataaataatccatccatccattttttaccgctagtCTCTTTTGTGATTATGTtttgaaaaataatataaataaataatacattcttAATTACAATAACATGATATTGCAATAAAACGACTATTGtataatttaataatattttatcaatatttattgtctTTTTTTGGTCGTATTATTAACACCTATTTTTTCCTGGCAAATTATAGACATCAGCTTTGTGCCGCACAGATGGGcagaggcatccatccatccattcatccacccatttctaccgcttatcagaGGCAACAAAAACATGGAAAATCATGCAAAAAACTTATCGTTAAAACATGtataatttaaataataataggTTGTACATAGCAAAATATGATTTTGCAATagataactatccatccatccattttctaccgcttgtcccttttggggtcgctggagcctatctcagctgcattcgggctgtagGCGggatacactctggacaagtcgccacctcatcgcagaatacaTAATTATTGTATAATTAAtttgaacaacatttttaaaaaacagttttttctgGCAAATTAAGTATATATTTCTCAGTTTTCTAGCTCTATATACAATAGGTTTTCAGGTGCAACAcagatatttaaatatatatactgtatagccatccatgcattttctaccacttattccctttggggttgcagggggcgctggagcctatctcagctacaatcgggcggaaggcggcgtacaccctggacaagttgtcacctcatcgcagggccaacacagagacagacaacattcacactcatgttggatccattatggattgatctttcacagtatcatgttggatccattatggattgatctttcacagtatcatgttctcatatgttctcatagtcatcagtatcatcagtatcacagtatcatgttctcatagtcatcattgtcaccgacgtcccactgggtcattatcgtcaccggtgtcccactgggtgtgagttttccttgcccttatgtgggcctaccgaggatgtcgtagtggtttgtgcagccctttgagacactagtgatttagggctatataagtaaacattgattgattgattcacacactagggacaatttttagtgttgccaatcaacttatccctaggtgcatgtctttgtatttAAAGGATAAAACAATTACAGAATTTTCCATTTCCAAACCCTTTTCCTTGTTTTCTTATTATATAATAAGGTGAAAAGCGTGTTGTAAGCGGTGAAAGGAATTGCAACATAAAagcatatttattgttttttaaattacaatGTGTTTTCATGTCTCGAATTAActaaatataaaattaaaataaccATCAGTCAACGTAGTCTAACATCTCACCTTTTTGTAAACAGTCTCCCCAGTCTGATCCACTCCACGGTGACCAATTGTTTTCTTCACAACCGGCGCAAGACTACCTACTGCAGTCTGTAAGTAAGGACAGCACAGTTGACATATTTACACATCTCTCCAATCTCCAAATGTGTCAGAACAATACGTGTTACCTCCTTCCCACTCTCGGTTGAATCTGGAGGAAAATGGGGAAACAGTGTGGAATTATTTATAGAAGTAGAAAAACATGGGAGTCATATGCCTCATATGGAAAGAAAACGTGTTGGGCTGTGGCTCAACCATGCAGACACACCTTGTTGGCTTCCTATAACCCACACAGGAAAGCACATTCTCGATTTTCTAGTCTAGAACCATGAGAACTTTAGGAATGTTATTCTTCCGTAAGGGAGTTTCTTATTGGTGAATTGCACGCTTGTGTAGTTATTTCGGTGTACAACAGGTCAACAACAAGAAATAATGTAATTAGCTGTTGGTTTCATCCACCCAAAAAACtgattatacagtggggcaaaaaagtatttagtcagccaccgattgtgcaagttctcccacttaaaatgatgacagaggtctgtaattttcatcataactacacttcaactgtgagagacagaatgtgaaaaaaaatcctggaattcacattgtaggaattttaaagaatttatctgtaaattatggtggaaaataagtatttggtcaaccattcaaagctctcactgatggaaggaggttttggctcaaaatctcacgatacatggccccattcattctttccttaacacggatcaatcgtcctgtccccttagtagaaaaacagccccaaaggatgatgtttccacccccatgcttcacagtaggtgtggtgttcttgggatgcaactcagtattcatcttcctccaaacacgacgagttgagtttataccaaaaagttatattttggtttcgtctgaccacatgacattctcccaatcctctgctgtatcatccatgtatccatgttggtatagactcaactcgtcgtgtttggaggaagaagaatactgagttgcatcccaagaacaccaaacctactgtgaagcatgggggtggaaacatcatgctttggggctgtgtttctggtaaggggacaggacgattgatccgtgttaaggaaagaatgaatggggccatgtatcgcgagattttgagccaaaacctccttccatcagtgagcgctttgaatggttgaccaaatacttatttaccaccataatttacaaataaattctttgaaattcctctgatgtgaattcctggatttttttttcacattctgtctcacagttgaagtgtacctatgatgaaaattaaagacctctgtcatcattttaagtgggagaacttgcacaatcggctgactaaatatttttttgccccactgtatcttccTTGCAGTGGTCATGTAATGTCATGTAATGTCATGTAATGCAAGACTTACTTCCATGGTGGGTCTGCAGCCCCTGGGGCTCCTCTGCAGCTGCAGCTGTGGCCATCCCTatcaaaaaaaatgtgtgtatgttttaAAAAGAACAGTCCCATTCTGTGGTGGAAATGTAGGGAAACGTATAGACACATCGCAAGCAgactacatcagtgtttttcaatcgtttttgagccaaggcacacttttgccttgaaaaaattcggaggcacaccaccagcagaaatcattataaAGTTAAACTCagctgacagtaaaaagtcattgtcgcaattgttggatatgactttaaaccataatcaTGTcgcaaagtaggtgtactgtcacatcacaacgtgactatttttttgttatttgctgTTCttatgtgtgtagtgttttagttcttgtcttgtgctcctctattggtggctttttctctttttttagtattttcctgtagcagtttcatgtcttcctttgagcgatatttcccgcacctgctttgtttttatcaatcaagaatatttcagttgtttttatccttctttgtggggacattgttggttgtcatgtcatgttcagatgtacattgtggacgccgtatttgctccacagtaagtctttgctgtcgtccagcattctgtttttgttgactttgtagccagttcagttatagttttgttctacatagccttccttaaaggcctactgaaacccactactacccaccacgcagtttgatagtttatatatcaatgatgaaatattaacattgcaacacatgccaatacgacctttttagtttactaaattgcaattttaaatttcccgggagttttttcttgaaaacgtcgcgtaatgatgacgtgtacgcttgacgtcacgggctgttaggaatatgagcgctgcacacacacacagctaaaagtcatcgctttaactgcataattacacagtattttggacatctgtgttgctgaatcttttgcaatttatccaaataatattggagaagtcaaagtagaaagatagagttgggaaactttagccttttggcacacaaacacacggtgattctagctaagcttgtgccgcccatacagctgccgtcgacttccctgagacactgcgcgtcaacacacccgtgggcgtacacatccgactatcaggtactgttaaaatcactaaaacactagcaacataatagaaagataaaggatttcccagaattatctagtaaatgtctctaaaaacatatgaatccgtctcaatgcaatcgcatttttttagattgtttttttttttcttttccctagtccgtcgctatcaatatggttttttttttcttttccctagtccgtcgctatcaatatcctcaaacacgaatctttcataatcgctcaaattaatggggaaattgtcgtttttctcggtccgaatagctgtttttgttggaggctcccattagaatcaatgtgaatatgtgaggatccatcaacatgtgacgtcatcgtctgcgacttccggtagaggcaaggcttttctcttagcaccgaaatttgcgaactttatcgaggatgttctctactaaatcctttcagcaaaaatatggcaatatcgcgaaatgatcaagtatgatacatggaatggacctgctatccccgtttaaataagaaaatctcatttcagtaggcctttaagcttcaatgccttgttttaggggcactcaccttttgtttatttttggtttaagcattaggtacctttttaccttcattctgccttccgctgtttccgacatctacaaagtaattagctaccggctgccacctactgatatggaagagtattacatggttactctgccaagctctagacaacacgacactcaacaacacgggtgtcaaactctggcccgcgggccaaatttggcccgccgtgtaatttcatttggcccttgaggcaatatctaattaacattagagctggcccgccggtattatacaacggtggtgccgctgtaacaccgcattcaccgctaatactcatacttgccaaccttcccgattttctcgggagactcccgaagttcagtgcccgccccgaaaatcacccgggacaaccattcttccgaatttccacCGGGACAAtgatattgggggcgggccttaagGGCATTgcttttagcgttctctacaacctgtcgtcacatccgcttttcctccatacaaacagcgtgccgtacagtcacataatatttacggcttttacacacacataagtgaatggaagtcatacttggtcaacagcaatacaagtcacactgaggatggccgtagaaacaactttaacactgtaacaaatatgcgccacactgtgaacccacaccaaacaagaatgacaaacacatttcgggagaacatccgcaccgtaacacaacataaacacaacagaagaaataccccgaatcccttgcagcactaacttttctggggcgctacaatatacacccacgcttCCACCAAACCCCACTCCCTAGCttgctcaatattcaatgcaaaacctgtttgggtcctcttaaaaggttaatttgttcaaccttggcccgcggctttgttcagttttaaattttggcccactctgtatttgagtttgacacccctgctcaacaacaacatatcatctgcagactataattactggtttgcaaaaaatatatttaacccaaataggtgaaattacataatctcccacggcacacctgacTGTATCTAGTGTGccgcgcggcacagtggttgaaaaaaactggAATACATGACACAAGTTGCGTCAGTTTGTCAAAACCACTGTTAATTGTCGGCCGAACATTTTAAACTTACCGGACGCACGAAACTATCTAAAGACAGAAGATGTATCCAGTAAACGTTGAAATCATTTGTAGATGAAAAATGCTTTATTTTGTAATAAAGCGTCTTCTGTCACCGTGTTCATAAACAAGGAAGCAATGCGGAAGTAGCTGACGGTCGCCGACAATTCCAAACAGGAATGCAGCGTCCGGTTTGTCGTTTTTTCAGAATTAAACGCAACAAGTAAAGGGGGCTAGAAAATCAAATGAAATCACCTGACATGATAAGACAGCATTCATGCAAAGTACCATTGTCATCAAATAGTCGGATGCATGTTCGGTTTGATGCGTTTCTGCCATTCAAAGAATGCTGCCgttcttttgttttgaaggaaAAATGGTTAACCAGTGGATGTGCTCTATTTTCTTTTAATTATTTCACAAACTTAAAACAATACCAAGACAAAGTTGAATGCGTTTTGAatagtttattttgctttttagggacatattttcattcaatttAAACACAACTTTTTTTTGCGTGTCCCACACAAACAGTGACCTCCTGTGGACATATCTATGGAGACATCAACAAAACATGTATGCAAACAGGAACAGTTCAAGGGAATCATGCCATACACATTTCATTGACTTATGTCTGAAAGCATTTATTTGTTGCTTTTTAGCAAGAATTTTCACCAAAAGTGAACCCAGGCTCCTCGGGTATTGTGGGTGCGGTGTAGCCCGGTGTTGGGCTGTAGTCTGGGTTAGGCAGCTCACTGTCAAAACAAGCCCAACGTTCATCTCCTTGCTTCTTGCAGCACTCGTAGGGGACAGTCATGATGCTGGACTCTTCGATACAGAACTTGGACAGGGCCTGTTTCCACTGATGAAGATGAATATACATTGAAGTTATCTGAAGATTAATCTTTTTGTGTTTCATTTCTGTCATTAGACTCACAGCTTGTCGGGTACAGCAGAGGATGGTTGCGTTGGGATCCTCTCCCCCTTCAAGGCAGCACAAAGTGAACCACTGCTCCAGGCGGTTGATAGCCTTCCCGCGGCGCCGGAGGTTGCTGTTCCCGGACCTTGGGAAGATGCTGTCTGGATATCTGGGACGGCCTTGACCTTGATGGCAAATGGCAGCTAGGTTCTCGGACGTAGGCTGCGCCGGCGGGAAAGGTACGACCAGTTTTTTAGATGCTTCTGTGTTGAAACAACCAGAAAAATGAATTATCATGCCGTAGACCCAATAAGAACATGGTATTACCTGCTAGGCGTCCATTGTAAAGAATCAGCATCAGAATCCCGAATCCTTGAAGGGCTCCTGCCAATGCCATAGCTCGACTGCTTGGACCTCAAATGCAACACGTACACGAGCGGTCGGCTTATATAAGTGATGGGTGGGgcggcgagtgtgtgtgtgtgaaatgctCCGAATTGAGACAGCGGGTGGGTCATCTTGACATTAAAAGGCCAACACAACAAGATATCTGCTGAGCATGCAAAAGCAGAAATCAAACACTGTCAATGTTTTTTGACCGCAAATCGCACTTTGATGAAATTAGTTGTTTTTTAACTGACGGACTTCATGCTATTAGCGGCGTTCATAAcgaaaaaaatgttgacaaagcTAAGTTAAAAGGAAAAAGCAGGACATTATTGCAATTTTGCCGGGAAAAAAAATAGTActgtttttttgtgatttttaaaaaatgttt
The window above is part of the Nerophis ophidion isolate RoL-2023_Sa linkage group LG04, RoL_Noph_v1.0, whole genome shotgun sequence genome. Proteins encoded here:
- the LOC133551122 gene encoding extracellular matrix protein 1-like; translation: MALAGALQGFGILMLILYNGRLAEASKKLVVPFPPAQPTSENLAAICHQGQGRPRYPDSIFPRSGNSNLRRRGKAINRLEQWFTLCCLEGGEDPNATILCCTRQAWKQALSKFCIEESSIMTVPYECCKKQGDERWACFDSELPNPDYSPTPGYTAPTIPEEPGFTFGENSC